The Salvelinus sp. IW2-2015 linkage group LG15, ASM291031v2, whole genome shotgun sequence genome includes a region encoding these proteins:
- the smn1 gene encoding survival motor neuron protein 1 has product MAHRCKDVLFARGAAQSDDSDIWDDTALIKAYDKAVASFKTALKGEEDTQSSERDNPGKKRKNNRNNRSRKRSNAPLDKEWRVGDPCCAYWSKDGNLYAATISSIEEQRGTCIVVFTHYGNEEEQNLCDLLIESSEVDEETPSKVKEAESSTEESDRSSAPHPHSHVPRSKPKFKSPKGPPMSGPGFPGFPPGPPPMPGFRMGNSRRPGASRPAPPGWPPMMPCGPPMIPPPPPMSPDGDDEALGSMLLAWYMSGYHTGYYLGLKQGRNEAASGRKTHHK; this is encoded by the exons ATGGCACATAGGTGTAAAGATGTGCTTTTTGCTCGTGGAGCTGCACAA AGTGACGATTCAGACATTTGGGATGACACTGCACTGATAAAGGCCTACGACAAAGCAGTTGCATCATTTAAG ACTGCCCTGAAAGGTGAGGAGGACACACAAAGCTCAGAGAGAGACAACCCTGGAAAGAAAcgaaaaaacaacagaaacaaccGCAGCAGAAAGAGAAGCAATGCTCCTCTGGATAAAGAG TGGCGAGTCGGAGACCCCTGCTGTGCCTACTGGTCTAAAGATGGCAATTTGTACGCTGCCACGATCTCATCCATAGAAGAGCAGAGGGGCACCTGTATAGTTGTGTTCACACACTATGGGAACGAGGAGGAGCAGAACCTATGTGACCTTCTGATAGAGAGCTCAGAGGTAGATGAGGAAACCCCCAGTAAG GTTAAAGAAGCAGAGTCTTCTACAGAGGAGAGCGACAGGTCGTCCGCCCCACACCCTCACAGTCATGTGCCACGCTCTAAACCCAAATTCAAATCCCCTAAAGGACCTCCAATGTCGGGTCCAGGCTTTCCTGGCTTTCCCCCAGGTCCCCCTCCAATGCCTGGCTTCAGAATG GGAAACTCAAGGCGACCTGGGGCCTCCAGGCCCGCCCCTCCAGGATGGCCTCCTATGATGCCCTGTGGGCCACCG AtgatccctccccctccccccatgaGTCCAGACGGAGATGATGAGGCTCTGGGCAGTATGCTGCTCGCCTGGTACATGAGTGGTTACCACACTGGATACTACCTG GGTTTGAAACAAGGCCGCAACGAAGCTGCGTCTGGAAGGAAGACTCACCACAAGTGA
- the hspb11 gene encoding intraflagellar transport protein 25 homolog: protein MIDHALGSLGAQIVLAASSDENHPPENIIDGNTETFWMSTGMFPQEFIIRFAESMKIALVTMHCYNVKTLKIEKSISDDATDFEAISEKEFEHTEGHLQTNDFPLNGTTATHLRFIVTSGYDHFVSVHRVSVE, encoded by the exons ATGATAGATCATGCTTTAGGTTCTTTGGGTGCTCAGATTGTCTTGGCTGCGTCCAGTGATGAGAATCATCCCCCAGAAAACATTATTGACGG GAACACTGAAACATTTTGGATGTCCACTGGAATGTTTCCACAGGAGTTCATAATCCGCTTCGCTGAATCTATGAAAATTGCCCTTGTGACAATGCACTGTTATAATG TTAAGACTCTTAAAATTGAGAAGAGCATCTCAGATGATGCTACTGACTTTGAAGCTATTTCAGAAAAAG AATTTGAACACACAGAGGGGCATCTTCAAACAAATGATTTTCCA CTAAATGGAACGACTGCAACACACTTGCGCTTCATCGTTACCTCTGGATATGACCATTTTGTCTCGGTACACAGGGTCAGTGTAGAGTGA